The following coding sequences are from one Thermoflexus sp. window:
- a CDS encoding dipeptidase, which produces MSDPRLQALEYVRRNRDRFLEDLKGFLRIPSVSTDPAHHADVRRAAEWVADRLRKAGAERVEVLSTEGHPVVYGEAPAGHPEAPTVLVYGHYDVQPPDPLDLWESGPFEPTVRGENLYARGASDMKGQVMASIAAFEAVAHSGPLPVHMKFLIEGEEEIGSPSLPAFIEQNRERLQCTVSLNPDAGMIAPDLPTITYGLRGLAYFELRVYGPAHDLHSGLYGGVVHNPAQALCELIAGMHDTEGRVTLPGFYDRVRPLTDEERAELARLPMDERFYLELTGAPALWGEAGYTPIERIGARPTLEVNGLLAGFTGPGAKTVLPAYAMAKISMRLVPDQDPEEVYQQLLRYLETHAPRTVRWEVIRMAGVRASLTDRNHPAVQALSRALEAVWGRRPLFKREGGTVPIVTQLKEILGVESVLTGFGLPDDNYHAPNEKLHLPTWSRGIEALVHFFYNYGER; this is translated from the coding sequence ATGTCCGATCCACGCCTTCAAGCGCTGGAGTATGTGCGGCGGAACCGGGATCGGTTCCTGGAGGATCTGAAGGGATTCCTTCGGATCCCTTCGGTCTCTACGGATCCGGCCCATCATGCCGATGTCCGGCGGGCTGCGGAATGGGTGGCCGATCGGCTGCGGAAGGCCGGGGCGGAGCGCGTGGAGGTTCTGTCCACGGAGGGCCACCCCGTCGTTTACGGCGAAGCTCCAGCGGGCCATCCGGAGGCCCCGACGGTGCTGGTCTACGGCCATTACGACGTGCAGCCGCCGGATCCGCTGGATCTGTGGGAGAGTGGGCCCTTCGAGCCGACGGTGCGGGGCGAGAACCTTTACGCCCGGGGCGCTTCGGATATGAAAGGGCAGGTGATGGCCTCCATCGCAGCCTTTGAGGCTGTCGCCCATTCCGGCCCTCTTCCGGTTCACATGAAGTTCCTGATCGAGGGGGAGGAGGAGATCGGCTCCCCCAGCCTGCCGGCCTTCATCGAGCAGAACCGGGAACGCCTGCAGTGCACGGTCTCCCTGAACCCGGATGCCGGGATGATCGCGCCGGATCTGCCGACGATCACCTACGGGCTGCGAGGCCTGGCCTACTTTGAGCTGCGGGTTTACGGGCCGGCCCATGATCTGCATTCCGGCCTCTACGGCGGTGTGGTGCACAACCCGGCGCAGGCCCTCTGCGAGCTCATCGCCGGCATGCACGACACGGAAGGCCGGGTGACGCTCCCCGGGTTCTATGATCGGGTGCGCCCTCTGACGGACGAGGAGCGGGCGGAGCTGGCCCGGCTGCCAATGGATGAGCGCTTCTATCTGGAGCTGACCGGGGCGCCCGCCCTGTGGGGAGAGGCCGGTTATACCCCGATCGAGCGCATCGGCGCGCGGCCCACGCTGGAGGTGAACGGTCTCCTCGCCGGGTTCACCGGCCCCGGGGCGAAGACGGTGCTGCCGGCTTATGCAATGGCCAAGATCTCCATGCGGCTGGTGCCGGATCAGGACCCGGAGGAGGTCTATCAACAGCTGTTGCGCTATCTGGAAACCCATGCCCCCAGGACGGTGCGCTGGGAGGTGATCCGCATGGCGGGGGTGCGGGCCTCCCTGACCGACCGGAACCACCCGGCGGTGCAGGCCCTGAGCCGCGCTCTGGAAGCCGTGTGGGGCCGACGCCCGCTGTTCAAGCGGGAGGGGGGAACCGTTCCCATCGTCACCCAGCTCAAGGAGATCCTGGGGGTGGAATCGGTGCTGACCGGCTTCGGGTTGCCCGATGATAACTACCACGCCCCGAATGAGAAGCTGCACCTGCCCACCTGGTCTCGGGGGATCGAGGCGCTGGTGCACTTCTTTTATAACTATGGGGAGCGATGA
- the fni gene encoding type 2 isopentenyl-diphosphate Delta-isomerase, with product MSGIPQRKADHIRINLEEDVSFGQLTTGFERVRFIHRALPELDLREVDVSTVFFGKPLNAPLLISSMTGGTEEAARINRNLAEAAQACGIAMGLGSMRAVLEHPELLPTFQVRRYAPHILLFANLGAVQLNYGYTVDHCRRAVELVEADALILHLNPLQEALQPEGDTNFAGLLRKIEAVCRALPVPVVVKEVGWGISEEIARLLAEAGVAAIDVAGAGGTSWSQVEMHRAPDEVHRQVAAAFREWGIPTVEAIRMARRGAPHLPIIASGGIRDGVEVAKALALGASLAGMAGPFLRAAVVSVEAVVETIEILIRQLRIAMFCVGARNLEALRSVPLMEV from the coding sequence GTGTCCGGGATCCCACAGCGAAAAGCCGATCATATCCGCATCAACCTGGAAGAGGACGTCAGCTTCGGACAGCTGACCACGGGCTTTGAACGGGTGCGCTTCATCCATCGGGCCCTGCCCGAGCTGGACCTGCGGGAGGTGGATGTTTCCACCGTTTTTTTCGGGAAGCCCCTGAACGCCCCGTTGCTGATCTCCTCCATGACCGGCGGCACGGAGGAGGCCGCCCGGATCAACCGGAACCTGGCCGAGGCCGCTCAGGCCTGCGGCATCGCCATGGGGCTGGGATCCATGCGCGCTGTCCTGGAACATCCCGAGCTGCTGCCTACTTTCCAGGTTCGTCGCTATGCCCCACATATCCTTCTCTTCGCCAACCTGGGGGCGGTGCAGCTGAACTATGGCTATACGGTGGATCACTGCCGGCGGGCGGTCGAGCTGGTGGAGGCCGATGCGCTCATTCTTCATCTGAACCCTCTGCAGGAAGCCCTCCAGCCGGAGGGAGATACCAACTTCGCCGGATTGCTGCGGAAAATCGAAGCCGTGTGCAGGGCCCTCCCGGTCCCGGTGGTGGTGAAGGAGGTGGGCTGGGGGATCTCGGAGGAGATCGCCCGGCTCCTCGCGGAAGCCGGGGTGGCGGCCATCGACGTGGCCGGGGCAGGGGGGACCTCGTGGAGCCAGGTGGAGATGCATCGGGCCCCCGATGAGGTGCACCGCCAGGTGGCGGCGGCCTTCCGGGAATGGGGGATCCCCACGGTGGAGGCCATCCGGATGGCCCGACGGGGCGCGCCCCATCTGCCGATCATCGCCAGCGGGGGGATCCGGGATGGGGTGGAGGTGGCCAAGGCCCTGGCCCTGGGGGCTTCCCTCGCCGGGATGGCCGGGCCGTTCCTGCGAGCGGCCGTGGTCTCCGTGGAGGCGGTGGTGGAAACCATCGAGATCCTCATCCGCCAGCTGCGGATCGCCATGTTCTGCGTGGGCGCCCGGAATCTGGAAGCCCTTCGCTCGGTCCCGCTGATGGAGGTCTGA
- the acpP gene encoding acyl carrier protein translates to MSTVFEQVREVIVEVLGVPPEKVTPEARFREDLEADSLDLVELIMALEERFGGEISDEDAQKITTVGEAVAYIEKHMVK, encoded by the coding sequence ATGAGCACGGTCTTTGAACAGGTGCGGGAGGTCATTGTGGAGGTGCTGGGCGTGCCGCCGGAGAAAGTGACGCCGGAAGCCCGTTTCCGGGAGGATCTGGAGGCCGATTCCCTGGATCTGGTGGAGCTGATCATGGCCCTGGAGGAGCGGTTCGGAGGCGAGATCTCCGATGAGGACGCTCAGAAGATCACCACGGTGGGCGAGGCGGTCGCCTACATCGAGAAACATATGGTGAAGTGA
- the queG gene encoding tRNA epoxyqueuosine(34) reductase QueG, with product MDLKARLKAYAQTLGFDLVGVARAGPTPSADRYEEWVRAGRAATMAYLTRPDAVEKRRDLRNLWPEARSVIVVAMNYYAGEHPPPEDPPSGRVARYAWGDDYHEVLAERLRALLAFLNREAGRPVQGKIYVDAGPVLERAWAVQAGLGWIGKNSMLIHPRLGSYLVLGVLLVDLDLEPDPPFLFDHCGTCTRCIDACPTGCIRPDRTLEAARCISYLTIERREGIPEDLRPAIGDWLFGCDICQEVCPWNRRFARPTREPAFQPREGIARMRLEEVLRMDETAFRARFRRSAIRRAKWRGLVRNALVVAGNLRAQAMKPWIQVWREHEDPMLREHAEWAMQAMKR from the coding sequence GTGGACTTGAAAGCCCGGCTGAAAGCCTATGCGCAAACCCTCGGGTTTGACCTCGTGGGGGTGGCCCGGGCCGGGCCCACCCCTTCGGCGGACCGGTATGAAGAGTGGGTCCGGGCCGGCCGCGCGGCGACCATGGCTTACCTCACCCGCCCCGATGCGGTGGAGAAGCGCCGGGATCTGCGGAATCTCTGGCCGGAGGCCCGCTCGGTCATCGTCGTGGCCATGAACTACTACGCGGGGGAACATCCCCCACCGGAGGATCCGCCGAGCGGCCGCGTAGCCCGTTACGCCTGGGGGGACGATTACCACGAGGTTCTCGCGGAGCGCCTTCGCGCGCTTCTGGCGTTCCTGAACCGGGAAGCCGGTCGGCCCGTCCAGGGGAAGATTTACGTCGATGCCGGGCCCGTGCTGGAGCGCGCCTGGGCCGTGCAGGCCGGACTGGGATGGATCGGAAAGAACAGCATGCTGATCCATCCCCGCCTCGGATCCTATTTGGTCCTGGGGGTTCTCCTGGTCGACCTGGATCTGGAACCTGATCCGCCCTTCCTCTTCGATCACTGCGGGACATGCACTCGCTGCATCGACGCGTGCCCCACCGGATGTATCCGACCGGATCGCACGCTGGAGGCGGCGCGCTGTATCTCGTATCTGACCATTGAGCGGCGGGAGGGGATCCCGGAGGATCTACGCCCGGCGATCGGGGACTGGCTCTTCGGATGTGACATCTGCCAGGAGGTGTGCCCCTGGAACCGACGATTCGCCCGGCCGACCCGGGAGCCGGCCTTCCAGCCCCGCGAGGGGATCGCCCGAATGCGGCTGGAAGAGGTTCTCCGGATGGATGAGACAGCGTTCCGGGCCCGATTCCGGCGCAGCGCCATCCGCCGCGCCAAATGGCGCGGGCTGGTGCGCAATGCCCTGGTGGTCGCCGGGAACCTGCGGGCACAGGCGATGAAGCCCTGGATCCAGGTCTGGCGGGAACATGAGGACCCCATGCTCCGGGAGCACGCGGAGTGGGCCATGCAAGCCATGAAGCGCTAA
- a CDS encoding ferredoxin family protein: protein MTHIITSLCLRDGACAQVCPVECIVPGKPEDQWPWYYIDPDTCIDCGACVPECPYEAIFPEDEVPEAYTMKPGQVRVIMRAPGDIERYEAKGGEVVNLREDIPFNYKFYKEGPGYNARNM, encoded by the coding sequence ATGACGCACATCATCACCAGCTTGTGTCTGCGCGATGGCGCCTGCGCCCAGGTCTGCCCGGTCGAGTGCATCGTCCCTGGCAAGCCTGAAGACCAGTGGCCCTGGTATTACATCGACCCCGATACCTGCATCGATTGCGGCGCCTGCGTTCCGGAGTGTCCCTATGAGGCGATCTTCCCCGAGGACGAGGTCCCCGAAGCCTACACCATGAAGCCCGGCCAGGTCCGTGTGATCATGCGCGCGCCGGGGGACATCGAGCGCTATGAGGCCAAAGGGGGCGAGGTGGTCAACCTCCGGGAAGACATCCCCTTCAACTATAAGTTCTATAAGGAAGGTCCCGGCTACAATGCCCGCAACATGTAG
- the hutU gene encoding urocanate hydratase has product MSSGGTAPVIRAPRGKTLMCRNWQIEAAYRMIQNNLDPDVAADPTNLIVYGGRGKAARNWESFYAILESLRNLEPDETLLVQSGKPVAIFRTHELAPRVLIANSNLVPHWATWEVFDELERKGLIMFGQMTAGAWIYIGTQGILQGTYETLAACARTHFGGSLRGKWVLTAGLGEMGGAQPLAITMNEGVGLIVEVDPRRARRRLEHGFLDEIVEDLDEALRRVEEYRKAGQARSIGLLGNAAEVFPELARRGILPDVVTDQTPAHDPLMYIPKGLSVFEAEELRAKDPQTYIRRAKESMAIHVEAMLAFHRAGAVVFDYGNNLRQQAYEMGVKEAFAYPGFVQAYIRPLFCEGKGPFRWVALSGEAEDIDRTDQAILELFPEDESLRRWITMAQKRVRFQGLPARICWLGYGERDRAGLYFNELVRRGELSAPIVIGRDHLDAGSVASPNRETEGMKDGSDAISDWPILNALLNAVAGATWVAFHHGGGVGVGYSQHAGMVVVADGTKEAEWRLERVLRTDPGLGVVRHADAGYEKAIEVARRHGIKMPMLR; this is encoded by the coding sequence ATGAGCTCAGGCGGAACGGCCCCGGTGATCCGTGCGCCCCGGGGGAAGACGTTGATGTGTCGGAACTGGCAGATCGAAGCCGCCTATCGCATGATTCAGAACAACCTGGATCCCGATGTGGCGGCTGATCCGACGAACCTGATTGTTTACGGTGGCCGCGGCAAGGCGGCCCGCAACTGGGAATCCTTCTACGCCATCCTCGAGTCCCTCCGCAACCTGGAGCCCGATGAAACCCTCCTGGTGCAGTCCGGCAAGCCTGTGGCGATCTTCCGCACCCATGAGCTCGCCCCTCGCGTCCTGATCGCCAACAGCAACCTGGTTCCCCACTGGGCTACCTGGGAGGTCTTCGATGAGCTGGAGCGCAAGGGCCTGATCATGTTCGGCCAGATGACGGCTGGCGCCTGGATCTACATCGGCACCCAGGGGATCCTTCAGGGGACCTATGAGACGCTGGCCGCCTGCGCCCGGACCCATTTCGGGGGCAGTCTGAGGGGGAAGTGGGTGCTGACGGCGGGGCTGGGGGAGATGGGCGGCGCACAGCCCCTGGCGATCACCATGAACGAGGGGGTGGGCCTGATCGTGGAGGTCGACCCGCGCCGGGCGCGGCGCCGCCTGGAGCACGGGTTCCTCGATGAGATCGTGGAGGATCTGGACGAAGCGCTGCGCCGGGTGGAGGAATACCGCAAGGCCGGGCAGGCCCGCTCCATCGGGCTGCTGGGCAATGCGGCCGAAGTCTTCCCGGAGCTGGCCCGCCGCGGCATCCTCCCGGATGTGGTCACCGATCAGACCCCCGCTCACGATCCCCTGATGTATATCCCCAAAGGCCTATCGGTCTTCGAGGCGGAGGAGCTCCGGGCGAAGGATCCCCAGACTTACATCCGGCGGGCGAAGGAGAGCATGGCGATCCATGTAGAGGCCATGCTGGCCTTCCATCGGGCGGGGGCAGTGGTCTTCGATTACGGGAACAATCTGCGCCAGCAGGCCTATGAGATGGGCGTGAAAGAGGCCTTCGCCTATCCGGGCTTCGTGCAGGCTTACATCCGGCCGCTGTTCTGCGAGGGGAAGGGCCCCTTCCGCTGGGTCGCCCTCTCGGGGGAGGCGGAGGACATCGACCGCACGGACCAGGCGATCCTGGAGCTGTTCCCCGAGGACGAGAGCCTTCGCCGCTGGATCACCATGGCCCAGAAGCGGGTGCGGTTCCAGGGGTTGCCCGCCCGGATCTGCTGGCTGGGCTATGGGGAGCGGGATCGGGCCGGGCTGTATTTCAACGAGCTGGTCCGTCGGGGCGAGCTGAGCGCGCCCATCGTGATCGGGCGGGATCATCTGGACGCGGGCTCGGTGGCCAGCCCGAACCGGGAGACCGAGGGCATGAAGGACGGCTCCGATGCCATCAGCGACTGGCCGATCCTCAACGCTCTGCTCAACGCGGTGGCCGGGGCGACGTGGGTGGCCTTCCACCACGGCGGCGGCGTCGGCGTCGGCTACAGCCAGCACGCCGGGATGGTGGTGGTGGCCGATGGCACGAAGGAAGCCGAGTGGCGCCTGGAGCGGGTGCTGCGGACGGATCCGGGCCTGGGCGTGGTGCGCCATGCCGACGCCGGCTACGAGAAAGCGATCGAAGTCGCCCGCCGGCACGGGATCAAGATGCCCATGCTCCGGTGA
- a CDS encoding polyprenyl synthetase family protein has translation MRAAVGEPAHPSERLFYGMLAYHLGWVDAQLQPARQDGGKRVRPMLCLLACAACGGDPARALPAAAAIELLHNFSLIHDDIQDRSETRRGRPTVWALWGIAQAINAGDALFTIAHRALWRLRERGVPAERILEVAERFDAACLMLTRGQHFDLLFEGMPYVSVEAYLEMIRGKTAALLRAATGIGARLADRPAEDLEAFGEALGMAFQIQDDLLGIWGDPAVTGKPAADDLRTRKKTLPVILAMGRIPEFAERYRDPQTPLEVLLQDLERSGARAEAETMAAGFTQQAMAALERAGLRHPYGEALRDLAWSLLSRTR, from the coding sequence ATGCGAGCCGCCGTGGGGGAGCCCGCTCATCCCTCCGAGCGGCTGTTTTACGGGATGCTCGCCTATCACCTCGGATGGGTGGATGCCCAGCTCCAGCCAGCACGGCAGGATGGCGGGAAGCGGGTTCGCCCCATGCTCTGCCTGCTGGCCTGCGCGGCCTGCGGCGGCGATCCCGCCCGGGCATTACCGGCGGCCGCGGCCATCGAGCTCCTCCACAACTTCTCCCTGATCCACGATGATATCCAGGATCGCAGCGAAACCCGTCGGGGCCGCCCCACCGTGTGGGCGCTCTGGGGGATCGCCCAGGCGATCAACGCCGGCGACGCCCTGTTCACCATCGCCCATCGGGCCCTCTGGCGGCTCCGGGAGCGGGGCGTGCCCGCGGAACGGATCCTGGAGGTGGCCGAGCGCTTTGATGCGGCCTGCCTGATGCTGACCCGTGGGCAGCATTTCGATTTATTGTTTGAAGGGATGCCCTATGTATCCGTCGAGGCCTACCTGGAGATGATCCGGGGGAAGACCGCCGCGCTGTTGCGGGCAGCCACCGGGATCGGGGCGCGCCTCGCCGATCGCCCCGCCGAGGACCTGGAGGCCTTCGGGGAAGCCTTGGGAATGGCCTTTCAGATCCAGGACGACCTCCTGGGGATCTGGGGGGATCCCGCAGTGACGGGCAAGCCGGCCGCCGATGATCTGCGGACGCGGAAGAAGACCCTTCCCGTGATCCTGGCGATGGGGCGGATCCCGGAGTTCGCGGAACGTTACCGTGATCCCCAAACTCCTCTGGAGGTCCTGCTTCAGGATCTGGAGCGCAGTGGGGCCCGCGCGGAAGCGGAGACCATGGCCGCCGGTTTCACCCAGCAGGCGATGGCCGCCCTGGAGCGCGCGGGGCTCCGACATCCCTATGGGGAGGCCCTGCGGGACCTCGCCTGGTCCCTGCTTTCCCGGACCCGATAG